A single genomic interval of Electrophorus electricus isolate fEleEle1 chromosome 2, fEleEle1.pri, whole genome shotgun sequence harbors:
- the abca1b gene encoding phospholipid-transporting ATPase ABCA1b, which translates to MSVSTQLGLLLWKNFTYRRRQTLQLLIEIVWPLFIFFILIAVRVYYPPYEQHECHFPNKAMPSAGTLPWIQGIVCNANNPCFRHPTPGEAPGIVGNFNDSIISRLFSDAKKILLYSQNDKSLDGFKELIRAVKALQTNTSGFKLKDFLNENETLSAFLIKNASIPETAVQDILKAEVNLEKVLMKGFGVHLRDMCNTSILEDFVTIPNIKAARLTQDIICSSSKSWLNQAEKHFMANLDLFKPIRTDAKSENPHAHQVAKATDKLLENLGSLAVELTSMRSWSDLRNEILFLTHNATGSPSQMYQAVSRIVCGHPEGGGLKIKSLNWYEDNNYKALFGNYNSSNDEPVSLYDNTTTPYCNNLMKNMETSPVSRMIWRALKPLLMGKILYTPHTPATQIIIQEVNRTFQELGVLRDLGGMWEETRPKVWNFMENGAEMALLRTLLQDNITATFFSAQLTGTQWSVQDVINFLSKQSEDTRPPGTVFTWRDVFNETDQAIMSISRFMECVNLDKLEPVSTEEKLVNESLSLLANRKFWAGIVFPDINTSSSELPPHVSFKIRMDIDNVERTNKIKDAYWDPGPRADPFEDLRYVWGGFSYLQDVIEHSIIRALTGSKEKTGVYIQQMPYPCYVDDIFLRVMSRSMPLFMTLAWMYSVAIIIKSVVYEKEARLKETMRIMGLDNGILWFSWFISSLIPLLMSAGLLVLLLKLGNLLPHSDPGVIFLFLGSSAVVTIMQCFLISTAFSRANLAAACGGIIYFTLYLPYVLCVAWEDYVGLAAKVTASLLSPVAFGFGCEYFALFEEQGVGVQWNNLISSPTQGDDYSLTTSIILMYFDAFIYGLMTWYIEAVFPGQYGIPRPWYFPLTKSYWLGEGDQKRTPTVQGRKANAGAVCIEEEPTHLELGVFIENLVKVYRNGKKLAVDDLTLGFYEGQITSFLGHNGAGKTTTMSILTGLFPPTSGTAYIMGKDIRSELSAIRQSLGVCPQHNVLFSMLTVEEHVWFYARLKGLSEEEVKAEMDQILFDTGLPHKRRSRTSQLSGGMQRKLSVALAFVGGSKVVILDEPTAGVDPYARRGIWDLLLKYRAGRTIILSTHHMDEADILADRIAIISHGKLCCVGSSLFLKTHLGTGYYLTLVKKEPEASLSSCRNSSSTVSFAKKDDDGSESSSDAGLGSDHESDAATATGSSWADPPVVPADVSLISGLIVKHVPNARMVEDLGHEITYILPYESAKDGAFVELFHDMDDRLADLGISSYGVSDTTLEEIFLKVAEDSGVDTEIMSDGTLPVRRRRQHAFGADHQSCLKPLTEDDNLDCNDSETDPDPRETDYLNGSDGKGSYQVQGWSLTRQQFIALLWKRFLYARRSRKGFFAQIVLPAVFVCIALVFSLIVPPFGKYPSLTLHPWMYEDQVTFFSNDAPEDTSTQKLLAALLEPPGFGTRCMDGEPIPDAPCTMGDEDWSTPEISESVLEVFRKENWTIENPSPACECTCEGKKRMLPECPASAGGLPPPQIMISERDTLQNLTGRNISDYLVKTYAQIIGKSLKNKVWVNEFRYGGFSLGARNSQVLPPAQEIDDAISRVREIFHLKKNSGTAADRFLNSLSAFINGMDTKKNVKIWFNNKGWHSIGAFLSVMNNGILRANLPPEKDPSKYGITVINHPLNLTKEQLSQVALVTTSVDVLVSICVIFAMSFVPASFVVFLIQERVNKAKHMQFISGVQPYLYWVANFIWDMCNYVVPATLVIIIFICFQQRAYVSASNLPVLALLLLLYGWSITPLMYPASFLFKIPSTAYVVLTSVNILIGINGSVSTFVLELFGNNDIGGINDILKNLLLIFPHFCLGRGLIDMVKNQAMADALERFGENRFRSPLEWDMVGKNLFAMAVEGLVFFIITVLIQYRFFIKPKSLRPKLSPIGEEDEDVARERQRIVSGAGQGDILELRELTKVYKRKQKPAVDRLCVGIPPGECFGLLGVNGAGKTSTFKMLTGDSIVTSGEAFLARKSILREIDQVHQNMGYCPQFDAINDLLTGREHLEFYAILRGVPENEVCEVAEWGIRKLGLIKYADKTAGSYSGGNMRKLSTAMALIGGPPVVFLDEPTTGMDPKARRALWNCIHSVIKEGRSIVLTSHSMEECEALCTRMAIMVNGRFRCLGSVQHLKNRFGDGYTIILRVAGPDPELQPVMKFIESELPGSTLKERHRNMLQYQLPSSLSSLAHIFRTLATHKDLLRIEDYSVSQTTLDQVFVNFAKDQSDDHSDHSIRRKEVLVDVPLLRLVKKEGRPSESVV; encoded by the exons ATGTCTGTCTCCACTCAGCTAGGCCTGCTGTTGTGGAAGAACTTCACTTACAGAAGACGACAAACA CTCCAGCTTCTGATTGAGATAGTGTGGCCTCttttcatcttcttcatcttgATTGCTGTGAGAGTGTACTACCCTCCGTATGAGCAACATGAAT gTCACTTTCCCAACAAAGCCATGCCCTCAGCAGGCACTCTGCCATGGATCCAGGGCATTGTCTGCAATGCCAACAATCCCTGCTTCCGCCACCCTACCCCCGGAGAAGCTCCAGGAATAGTTGGAAACTTCAATGATTCTAT AATATCACGACTTTTTTCCGATGCCAAGAAGATTCTACTGTACAGTCAAAATGACAAAAGTCTGGATGGGTTTAAGGAGTTAATACGTGCGGTGAAAGCCCTGCAGACTAACACATCAG GTTTCAAGCTTAAAGACTTCCTAAATGAGAACGAGACCTTGTCTGCATTCCTCATTAAAAATGCGTCCATCCCAGAGACTGCAGTGCAGGACATTCTGAAGGCAGAGGTGAACCTAGAAAAG GTGCTAATGAAAGGTTTTGGGGTACACCTGAGAGACATGTGCAACACCTCCATCTTGGAAGACTTTGTGACTATCCCGAACATAAAGGCAGCCAGACTCACACAGGACATCATCTGCAGCTCGTCGAAATCCTGGCTGAACCAGGCCGAAAAACACTTCATGGCCAACCTGGACCTCTTTAAGCCTATaagg ACAGATGCAAAATCTGAAAACCCCCATGCCCATCAGGTCGCCAAGGCGACAGACAAGCTTCTGGAAAACCTCGGTTCCCTGGCTGTAGAG CTGACTAGTATGCGGAGCTGGAGTGACTTGCGGAATGAGATCCTCTTCCTGACCCACAATGCAACTGGTTCACCCAGTCAGATGTACCAGGCCGTGTCCCGAATAGTGTGTGGCCACCCTGAAGGAGGCGGGCTTAAGATCAAGTCCCTTAACTGGTACGAGGATAACAATTACAAAGCCCTGTTCGGCAACTACAACAGCAGCAACGACGAGCCTGTTTCACTCTATGACAACACAACCA CTCCCTACTGTAACAACCTTATGAAGAACATGGAGACCAGCCCCGTCTCCCGCATGATCTGGAGGGCTCTTAAGCCTCTTCTAATGGGCAAGATCCTGTACACTCCTCACACCCCTGCCACACAGATCATCATCCAAGAG GTTAACAGGACGTTTCAGGAGTTGGGTGTCCTTAGAGATCTAGGTGGAATGTGGGAGGAGACCAGGCCCAAAGTCTGGAACTTCATGGAGAACGGTGCGGAGATGGCTCTTTTGCGG ACATTGCTTCAAGACAATATCACAGCCACTTTCTTCAGTGCTCAGCTAACAGGAACCCAGTGGAGTGTGCAGGATGTTATCAATTTCCTGTCTAAGCAATCAGAGGACACACGTCCACCTGGGACAGTGTTCACGTGGAGAGATGTCTTCAATGAGACAGACCAGGCCATTATGAGCATATCACGCTTCATGGAG tgtgtaaACCTGGATAAACTGGAACCAGTGAGCACAGAGGAAAAGTTAGTAAATGAGTCTCTCAGTCTCCTGGCTAACAGGAAGTTCTGGGCTGGAATTGTGTTCCCTGACATTAACACAAGTAGTTCTGAGCTTCCGCCCCACGTCAGCTTCAAAATCCGCATGGACATCGATAATGTGGAGCGCACCAACAAAATTAAGGATGC GTACTGGGACCCTGGCCCCAGAGCAGACCCATTTGAGGACCTACGCTACGTTTGGGGCGGCTTCTCTTACCTCCAAGATGTCATAGAGCACAGCATCATTAGAGCCCTCACAGGCTCCAAAGAGAAGACGGGGGTCTACATCCAGCAGATGCCATACCCATGTTACGTCGACGACAT CTTCTTACGGGTGATGAGCCGCTCCATGCCTCTCTTCATGACCCTTGCCTGGATGTACTCCGTGGCCATCATCATAAAGAGTGTGGTATACGAGAAGGAGGCCCGCCTCAAGGAGACCATGAGGATTATGGGATTGGACAACGGTATCCTGTGGTTCAGCTGGTTTATCAGCAGCCTTATCCCTCTCCTCATGAGTGCTGGACTACTGGTGCTTCTTCTCAAG CTGGGGAACCTGCTGCCGCATAGTGACCCCGGCGTGATCTTCCTTTTCCTGGGCTCCTCCGCTGTGGTCACCATCATGCAGTGTTTCCTTATCAGCACAGCGTTCTCGCGCGCTAACCTGGCTGCTGCATGTGGAGGGATCATCTACTTCACCCTCTACCTGCCCTACGTGCTGTGTGTGGCTTGGGAGGACTATGTGGGCCTGGCTGCCAAAGTCACCGCT AGCCTGCTGTCTCCGGTGGCGTTTGGCTTCGGGTGCGAGTACTTTGCCCTGTTTGAGGAGCAGGGAGTTGGAGTCCAGTGGAACAACCTCATCTCTAGCCCCACGCAGGGCGACGACTACAGCCTCACCACTTCCATCATCCTCATGTATTTCGACGCCTTCATCTACGGGCTCATGACCTGGTACATAGAGGCTGTGTTCCCTGGTCAGTACGGCATTCCGAGACCGTGGTACTTCCCACTTACCAAGTCTTACTGGCTTGGAGAAGGAGATCAAAAGCGGACACCTACGGTACAGGGAAGGAAGGCAAATGCCGGAG CTGTGTGCATTGAGGAAGAGCCCACACACCTAGAGCTTGGAGTGTTCATTGAGAACCTGGTGAAGGTCTATCGGAATGGTAAAAAGCTGGCTGTGGATGACCTGACGCTGGGCTTCTATGAGGGTCAGATCACCTCCTTCCTGGGTCACAATGGAGCAGGGAAAACCACCACCAT GTCCATTTTGACTGGCCTCTTTCCACCCACCTCTGGCACAGCCTATATCATGGGCAAAGACATCCGTTCAGAGCTCAGTGCCATCCGACAGAGTCTGGGAGTCTGCCCTCAGCACAATGTCCTCTTCAGCAT GCTGACGGTGGAAGAGCACGTCTGGTTCTATGCACGACTCAAAGGCCTATCTGAAGAGGAGGTGAAGGCTGAGATGGATCAGATTCTGTTTGACACCGGACTGCCACACAAACGCAGGTCCAGGACAAGTCAGCTCTCCG GTGGCATGCAGCGGAAGCTTTCAGTGGCCCTTGCCTTTGTTGGAGGGTCAAAGGTAGTGATTCTGGACGAACCAACTGCTGGTGTGGACCCTTATGCCCGTAGAGGCATCTGGGACCTTCTGCTGAAATACCGGGCAG GCCGAACCATCATCCTCTCCACTCACCACATGGATGAGGCAGACATACTGGCCGACCGTATTGCCATCATCTCCCATGGCAAGCTGTGCTGTGTGggctcctctctcttcctgaagACTCATCTGGGAACTGGATACTACTTGACCCTGGTCAAAAAAGAACCAGAAGCTTCTCTTAGCTCTTGTAGGAACTCCAGTAGCACTGTGTCTTTTGCCAAAAAG GATGATGATGGCTCAGAGAGTAGTTCGGATGCTGGTCTGGGCAGTGACCATGAGAGCGATGCTGCCACAGCTACTG GCTCTTCATGGGCCGACCCCCCTGTGGTTCCTGCAGACGTCTCTCTTATCTCGGGTCTGATCGTAAAACATGTCCCGAATGCACGCATGGTGGAGGACCTGGGCCATGAGATCACCTACATCCTGCCCTACGAATCCGCCAAAGACGGTGCTTTTGTTGAACTCTTCCATGACATGGATGACCGCCTTGCTGATTTGGGCATCTCTAGCTATGGTGTTTCTGATACTACACTTGAAGAG ATTTTCCTGAAAGTGGCAGAAGACAGTGGGGTTGACACTGAAATTATGTCAG ATGGCACGCTTCCAGTCCGCAGACGAAGACAACACGCTTTTGGAGCTGACCACCAGAGCTGCCTCAAACCCTTAACTGAGGATGACAACTTGGACTGCAATGATTCTGAAACTGATCCAG ACCCCCGGGAGACAGATTATTTGAATGGCTCTGATGGTAAAGGCTCATATCAAGTCCAAGGCTGGAGCCTGACAAGACAGCAGTTCATAGCCTTGCTGTGGAAAAGATTCCTCTATGCTCGCCGATCCAGGAAAGGCTTCTTCGCACAG ATTGTTCTGCCTGCAGTCTTTGTGTGCATTGCTCTGGTCTTTAGTCTTATTGTTCCTCCCTTTGGAAAGTACCCCAGTCTAACTCTGCATCCTTGGATGTATGAAGATCAAGTCACCTTTTTCAG CAATGATGCACCTGAAGACACCAGTACACAGAAATTACTTGCTGCTCTGCTAGAACCACCCGGCTTTGGAACACGATGCATGGATGGCGAGCCAATACC AGATGCTCCATGCACTATGGGTGATGAGGACTGGTCCACACCAGAGATCTCAGAGAGTGTGCTTGAGGTCTTCAGGAAGGAAAACTGGACCATAGAGAACCCGTCACCAGCATGTGAGTGCACCTGTGAAGGCAAGAAGAGGATGCTCCCAGAATGCCCTGCCAGTGCGGGGGGGTTGCCGCCACCACAGATCATGATCAGTGAGAGGGACACACTTCAAAACCTGACTGGAAGAAACATCTCCGACTATCTTGTGAAGACGTATGCCCAGATCATTGGCAAAAG TTTAAAGAACAAGGTCTGGGTAAATGAGTTCAGATACGGGGGTTTCTCGTTGGGTGCTAGAAACTCTCAGGTGCTACCACCTGCTCAAGAGATTGATGATGCTATTTCTCGAGTGAGGGAAATATTCCACCTGAAAAAG AATTCAGGGACTGCAGCTGATCGCTTCCTTAACAGTCTCTCTGCATTCATCAATGGCATGGACaccaaaaaaaatgtgaaa ATCTGGTTCAATAACAAGGGTTGGCATAGTATTGGAGCTTTCCTCAGCGTAATGAACAATGGCATTCTGCGTGCCAATCTGCCTCCGGAGAAGGACCCAAGTAAATATGGCATCACAGTCATCAACCATCCTCTGAACCTTACCAAAGAGCAGCTCTCCCAAGTGGCACT agTGACAACCTCGGTGGATGTGCTGGTGTCTATCTGTGTGATCTTCGCCATGTCCTTCGTTCCTGCCAGCTTTGTGGTCTTCCTCATCCAAGAACGCGTGAACAAGGCCAAGCACATGCAGTTCATCAGTGGCGTACAGCCTTATCTCTACTGGGTGGCCAATTTCATATGGGATATG TGCAATTATGTTGTGCCAGCAACCCtggtcatcatcatcttcatttgCTTTCAACAAAGAGCATATGTTTCCGCTAGCAACCTGCCTGTCCTTGCCCTGTTGCTGCTTCTGTACGG GTGGTCCATCACACCTCTGATGTACCCAGCTTCATTCCTGTTCAAGATTCCCAGCACAGCTTATGTGGTGCTCACCAGTGTCAATATTCTTATTGGGATTAATGGCAGTGTGTCCACCTTTGTGCTTGAGCTATTTGGGAACAAC GACATTGGTGGCATCAATGACATCCTGAAAAATCTACTTTTGATTTTCCCTCACTTCTGCCTGGGCCGAGGTCTGATCGATATGGTGAAGAACCAGGCTATGGCTGATGCTCTGGAGAGGTTTG GTGAGAACCGCTTTCGCTCTCCTCTTGAGTGGGATATGGTGGGTAAGAACCTCTTTGCCATGGCGGTGGAGGGACTGgtcttcttcatcatcaccgTCCTCATCCAGTACCGTTTCTTTATCAAACCCAA GTCTCTGAGACCCAAGCTGAGCCCGATCGGAGAGGAGGACGAGGATGTTgccagggagaggcagaggatCGTCAGTGGAGCTGGACAAGGAGACATCCTGGAACTCCGAGAGCTCACCAAG GTGTATAAGAGGAAACAAAAGCCTGCTGTGGACAGGCTCTGCGTGGGTATTCCCCCGGGAGAG TGTTTTGGTCTGCTTGGGGTAAAtggtgctggaaaaacaagcaCATTCAAAATGCTGACCGGAGATTCCATCGTCACCAGTGGAGAAGCCTTCCTGGCTAGAAAGAG TATACTCAGGGAAATAGATCAGGTGCATCAGAACATGGGCTACTGCCCACAGTTTGATGCCATCAATGACCTGTTGACAGGCAGAGAGCATCTGGAGTTCTACGCCATTCTGCGTGGTGTTCCTGAGAATGAAGTGTGTGAG gtGGCCGAGTGGGGGATCCGGAAGTTAGGTCTCATAAAGTACGCAGACAAAACAGCTGGCAGCTACAGCGGGGGCAACATGCGCAAACTCTCTACGGCCATGGCACTGATAGGAGGCCCACCTGTGGTCTTTCTG GATGAACCCACCACTGGGATGGATCCTAAGGCCCGCCGTGCCCTTTGGAACTGCATCCACAGTGTCATCAAGGAGGGTCGTTCCATAGTGCTTACCTCCCACAG CATGGAGGAGTGTGAGGCCCTGTGCACCAGGATGGCCATAATGGTAAATGGCAGATTCCGTTGTCTGGGCAGCGtccagcatttaaaaaacag GTTCGGCGACGGCTACACCATCATCCTGAGGGTGGCGGGGCCCGACCCCGAGCTGCAGCCCGTGATGAAGTTCATCGAGAGCGAGCTCCCGGGCAGCACACTGAAGGAGAGGCACAGGAACATGCTGCAGTACCAGCTGCCATCCTCGCTCTCCTCCCTTGCTCACATCTTCAGGACCTTGGCCACGCACAAAGACCTCCTCAGGATAGAGGACTACTCCGTTTCCCAGACTACGCTGGACCAG GTGTTTGTTAACTTTGCCAAGGATCAAAGTGACGATCACTCTGACCACTCCATACGGCGAAAGGAAGTCCTGGTGGACGTCCCACTGCTCAGACTGGTGAAGAAAGAGGGGCGGCCCTCGGAGAGCGTAGTGTGA